From Pantoea sp. At-9b, the proteins below share one genomic window:
- a CDS encoding helix-turn-helix transcriptional regulator yields the protein MRSSADDNLKSHIEMVILAALERGPSHGYALIELIHQLTDGVLSFQEGTVYPLLHRMEQRGLIGAEWEIAPSKRKRRVYQLTKEGQQELVRKREAWDSYSLAVSSLLQRS from the coding sequence ATGAGAAGCAGTGCTGACGACAATCTGAAGAGCCATATTGAAATGGTCATACTTGCCGCGCTGGAGCGTGGCCCCAGTCATGGCTACGCATTAATTGAATTGATCCACCAGCTGACGGATGGCGTCCTTTCCTTCCAGGAAGGTACTGTCTACCCTCTTCTGCACCGCATGGAACAACGTGGCCTGATTGGCGCAGAGTGGGAGATTGCGCCATCTAAACGGAAACGCCGTGTTTATCAACTGACCAAAGAAGGTCAGCAGGAGTTGGTGAGAAAACGCGAAGCCTGGGATAGCTACTCCCTGGCTGTCTCCTCTTTATTGCAGAGGTCATAA
- a CDS encoding aldo/keto reductase: MKTVTLNGQNVPAIGMGSWHLGQGRHSAQAEINALRAGIASGLKVIDTAEMYGDGRSESLIGKAINGLRDKVYLVSKIYPYHANRLMMERSCNDSLKRLNTDCLDLYLLHWRFSSILSEAVSGFEKLKQQGKIKAWGVSNFDVSDMEDLFATENGDRCATNQIFYNPASRGIEFDLIPWCNQHHMPMMAYSPLGGEGASLLRHPLITQLAAKYQTGPSTILLAWVIRNGNMIAIPESGEAAHIKENAAALSVQLQPADLNVLDEAFPSPTRKVPLETR; this comes from the coding sequence ATGAAAACAGTCACTCTTAACGGTCAGAACGTTCCCGCTATTGGCATGGGGAGCTGGCATCTGGGTCAGGGCAGGCATAGCGCGCAGGCAGAAATCAATGCGTTACGTGCCGGTATTGCTAGCGGGCTAAAGGTGATCGACACCGCCGAAATGTACGGTGATGGCCGTTCTGAATCATTAATTGGCAAAGCGATTAATGGCTTACGCGATAAGGTGTATCTGGTTTCAAAGATCTATCCTTACCACGCTAATCGTCTGATGATGGAACGTAGCTGTAATGACAGTCTGAAGCGACTCAACACCGATTGCCTCGACCTCTATCTGCTGCACTGGCGTTTCAGCAGTATCTTGTCTGAAGCGGTGTCAGGTTTTGAGAAGCTGAAACAGCAGGGGAAAATTAAGGCGTGGGGTGTCTCCAATTTTGATGTCAGTGATATGGAGGATCTGTTTGCTACCGAGAACGGCGATCGCTGTGCAACCAATCAGATTTTCTATAACCCGGCGAGCCGTGGCATTGAGTTTGATTTGATCCCCTGGTGTAACCAGCATCATATGCCAATGATGGCGTACTCCCCGCTGGGTGGTGAAGGGGCATCGCTGCTGCGCCATCCGTTGATCACCCAGCTGGCTGCTAAATATCAAACCGGTCCCTCCACCATTCTGCTCGCCTGGGTGATCCGTAACGGCAATATGATCGCCATACCGGAGTCAGGGGAGGCGGCACATATCAAAGAGAATGCCGCCGCATTAAGCGTGCAGTTACAGCCAGCAGATCTTAACGTCTTGGATGAAGCCTTCCCGTCACCCACACGTAAGGTGCCGCTGGAAACGCGTTAA
- a CDS encoding NTP/NDP exchange transporter encodes MGNQPTEPVSQLKVPFWLRLTPVKAEEVSALLVCMIYIFCVLSAYYVLRPIRDTFGIDGGMHNLQWLFTATLLAMLALNLPFAALSRKLPRKKLIPLVYRFFISHLLIFAVLKFYLPVAAQVWLGRVFFVWLSVFNLYVVSVFWSLVADIFSRERASRLFAMMAAGATLGAIVGSATTALLVHRFNTIGLFVLAAVLLECAVVCVKRLNSVTHLADATHAGAAQTQPLGGGVFSGIVRIAQSPYLLNICLYMLLYSVTSTLIYFRQADLVRHLFQYDSDRTAFFATLDLVVNVLTLVTQLFITSRLMARYGTKLVLGLLPIITLLGFASLSIWPVAASIVMFSVLRRASNFALARPAREVLFTVLKREDKYKAKNVIDTAVYRAGDQVGAWSWAAMNAVGMSGGMLLWLALPLSLIWLVNSQWLGRKQIQLEEKTIYPLKETLHENSHS; translated from the coding sequence ATGGGCAATCAGCCGACTGAACCTGTCAGTCAGTTAAAAGTGCCTTTCTGGTTACGTCTGACACCCGTCAAGGCAGAGGAAGTGAGCGCGTTGCTGGTCTGTATGATCTACATCTTCTGCGTGTTATCTGCCTATTATGTTCTGCGCCCGATCCGCGACACCTTTGGTATTGATGGCGGAATGCACAATCTGCAATGGCTGTTCACTGCCACATTGTTGGCGATGCTGGCCCTCAATCTGCCGTTTGCGGCGCTGTCTCGTAAACTGCCGCGCAAAAAGCTCATTCCTTTGGTGTATCGTTTTTTTATCAGCCATTTACTGATTTTTGCCGTGCTGAAGTTTTATCTGCCGGTCGCTGCCCAGGTGTGGCTGGGGAGAGTGTTTTTCGTCTGGCTGTCGGTCTTTAACCTTTATGTGGTGTCGGTGTTCTGGTCACTGGTTGCCGATATTTTCTCGCGTGAGCGTGCCAGCAGGCTGTTTGCCATGATGGCTGCCGGGGCCACGTTGGGGGCGATCGTCGGATCGGCCACCACCGCGTTGCTGGTACATCGTTTCAATACCATCGGTCTGTTCGTGCTGGCAGCGGTGTTGCTGGAATGTGCCGTTGTGTGCGTGAAGCGGTTGAACAGCGTGACTCATCTCGCGGATGCAACCCATGCTGGCGCAGCCCAGACGCAACCGCTTGGTGGCGGGGTGTTTTCAGGCATTGTGCGGATTGCACAATCGCCTTATTTGCTGAACATCTGCCTGTACATGTTGCTGTACTCGGTCACCTCAACACTGATCTACTTCCGCCAGGCCGATCTGGTACGCCATCTTTTTCAGTATGACAGCGATCGTACCGCCTTTTTTGCCACCCTTGATCTGGTGGTGAATGTGCTGACGCTGGTGACGCAGTTATTTATCACCAGCCGTCTGATGGCGCGTTATGGCACTAAGTTGGTGCTCGGTCTGCTGCCGATTATCACGCTGCTGGGATTCGCCAGCCTGTCGATCTGGCCGGTGGCTGCTTCAATTGTGATGTTTTCCGTGCTCAGACGCGCCAGCAATTTTGCGCTGGCGCGTCCGGCACGCGAAGTCCTGTTCACCGTATTAAAACGCGAAGACAAATACAAAGCCAAAAACGTGATTGATACCGCTGTGTATCGTGCCGGTGACCAGGTAGGGGCATGGAGTTGGGCGGCAATGAATGCCGTAGGCATGAGTGGCGGCATGCTGCTTTGGCTGGCCTTACCCCTTTCGCTGATCTGGCTGGTCAACAGCCAGTGGTTGGGCCGCAAACAGATACAGCTGGAAGAGAAAACCATTTATCCCCTCAAAGAGACATTGCATGAAAACAGTCACTCTTAA
- a CDS encoding membrane-bound PQQ-dependent dehydrogenase, glucose/quinate/shikimate family — MNSSFQGNTRISGWRGWCTLGYGVLLVLTGVILAVPGFKLVRLSGSPYYLVMGGVWIVAGLLAVLRRASGLYLYLISFIATLLWSLWESGLDGWALVPRLDLALLFLIITVVLMPAHRADGARGYRRYGVGLLVVTVVGLAIAIPLAQQPYPVEAATTPPGNYFDNVTTPAAQDWPTYGGGHGAQRFSALTQITPQNVSQLKRVWVYHTGEAHTPNFGNELTPIKIGDVVYGCTIRHKVFAIDAATGKQKWMFDPQTPAESSPPNSACRGVAYYENPAVPADQSCSQRIIVGTLDAKLAAVDARTGELCQDFGHHGFVDLMDGMGKWPAGIVSVTAAPTVVKGVVVTGQQVMDGQLRNAPSGVVRGYDAVTGQLRFAWDMEQPDITTTPPAGKTYSLGTPNMWSTAVADEKLGLVYLPMANSAGDYYSSTRTAEERKYSSSITALDVTTGKPRWVYQFVHNDVWDYDSPAQPSLVDFPTDKGLVPALIETTKQGDLWVLDRRTGQPLHKVEEQPAPQGGVEPEERAKTQPRSLYSHTQKPDLTEKMMWGISPIDQLVCRIQYREANYQGIFTPPSADKPWIEYPGNNGGSDWGSISVDVHNGVIISNYNDLPSYSKLVTRAADDAMGVFWMGDPRYKNPPPGRNRPQAGLPYGQDVNTGWVSNIGVICKQPPFGMIKAIDLATGKTLWDRPLGTAERNGPWGLHSMLPLQIGLPNNGGVLTTQSGLAFVGATTDDYLRAIDVKTGKTLWQDELPAGGQATPMTYEVNGQQFLIIMAGGHHGMMTPEGDEVIAYALPDKV; from the coding sequence ATGAATTCATCATTTCAAGGAAATACCAGGATCTCAGGCTGGCGAGGATGGTGCACGCTGGGATATGGCGTTTTGCTGGTTCTCACCGGCGTCATCCTTGCCGTACCGGGCTTTAAACTGGTTCGGCTCTCTGGCAGTCCCTACTACCTGGTGATGGGGGGTGTGTGGATTGTTGCGGGTTTACTGGCGGTATTACGTCGCGCGAGTGGACTGTATCTGTACCTGATCAGTTTCATTGCCACACTGCTGTGGTCCCTGTGGGAATCGGGTCTTGATGGCTGGGCGTTGGTGCCTCGCCTCGATCTGGCCCTGCTATTCCTGATTATCACGGTGGTGCTGATGCCAGCCCACCGCGCTGATGGTGCACGCGGTTATCGGCGTTATGGTGTGGGTTTGCTGGTGGTAACGGTGGTGGGGTTGGCAATTGCCATCCCGCTGGCGCAGCAACCCTATCCGGTTGAGGCGGCGACGACGCCGCCAGGGAATTATTTTGACAATGTCACCACGCCAGCCGCGCAGGACTGGCCGACCTATGGCGGTGGTCACGGTGCCCAGCGCTTCTCTGCGCTGACGCAGATCACCCCGCAAAATGTCAGCCAGTTGAAACGTGTCTGGGTCTACCACACCGGTGAAGCACATACGCCGAATTTTGGTAACGAGCTGACACCCATCAAGATTGGTGATGTGGTGTATGGTTGTACGATCCGCCATAAAGTGTTCGCGATTGACGCCGCCACCGGTAAACAGAAATGGATGTTCGATCCGCAAACCCCGGCAGAATCCTCTCCGCCCAACTCGGCCTGTCGTGGCGTGGCTTATTATGAAAATCCAGCCGTCCCAGCCGATCAGAGCTGCTCGCAGCGCATTATTGTGGGAACGCTGGATGCCAAACTGGCGGCGGTGGATGCCCGGACCGGTGAACTGTGCCAGGACTTTGGTCATCACGGCTTTGTTGATTTGATGGATGGGATGGGCAAATGGCCTGCGGGTATCGTTTCGGTTACGGCGGCACCGACGGTGGTGAAGGGCGTCGTGGTCACGGGTCAACAGGTAATGGACGGCCAACTGCGCAATGCGCCTTCTGGCGTGGTGCGCGGTTATGATGCGGTCACCGGTCAGTTACGCTTCGCATGGGACATGGAACAACCGGATATCACCACCACGCCGCCAGCGGGCAAAACATACTCACTTGGCACGCCGAATATGTGGTCCACGGCCGTGGCCGATGAAAAGTTAGGGCTGGTGTATCTGCCGATGGCGAACTCGGCGGGGGATTACTACAGTTCAACCCGAACAGCAGAAGAGCGCAAATATAGCTCCTCCATCACCGCACTGGATGTCACCACCGGCAAACCGCGCTGGGTATATCAGTTTGTGCACAATGACGTCTGGGATTACGACTCACCTGCACAACCGAGCCTGGTGGATTTCCCGACCGATAAAGGCCTGGTGCCTGCACTGATTGAAACCACCAAGCAGGGTGATCTCTGGGTGCTGGATCGCCGTACCGGGCAACCCCTCCATAAGGTCGAGGAGCAACCGGCACCACAGGGCGGCGTGGAGCCAGAAGAACGCGCGAAGACCCAGCCGCGTTCACTGTACAGCCACACGCAGAAACCTGACCTGACCGAAAAAATGATGTGGGGGATTTCTCCCATCGACCAGCTGGTATGCCGTATCCAATATCGTGAAGCGAACTATCAGGGCATCTTTACGCCACCGAGTGCGGACAAACCCTGGATTGAATATCCGGGTAACAACGGCGGATCAGACTGGGGCAGCATCTCGGTTGATGTACACAATGGCGTTATCATCTCCAACTACAACGATCTGCCAAGTTACTCAAAACTGGTGACCCGTGCAGCCGATGATGCGATGGGTGTGTTCTGGATGGGTGACCCGCGCTATAAGAACCCACCACCGGGACGTAATCGTCCGCAGGCTGGTCTGCCTTACGGTCAGGATGTTAACACCGGCTGGGTATCCAATATTGGTGTGATCTGTAAACAGCCGCCGTTTGGCATGATCAAAGCCATTGATCTGGCGACAGGTAAAACGTTGTGGGATCGTCCACTGGGTACCGCAGAACGTAATGGTCCCTGGGGGCTGCATTCAATGCTGCCGCTGCAAATTGGTCTGCCAAATAACGGCGGTGTGTTAACCACGCAAAGCGGCCTGGCGTTCGTGGGGGCGACCACCGACGACTACTTGCGCGCTATTGATGTGAAAACCGGTAAGACATTGTGGCAGGACGAACTTCCGGCTGGCGGACAGGCCACGCCGATGACCTATGAGGTGAACGGACAGCAGTTCCTCATCATCATGGCGGGTGGTCATCACGGCATGATGACGCCAGAAGGTGATGAAGTTATCGCTTATGCCTTGCCTGACAAGGTCTGA
- a CDS encoding prolyl oligopeptidase family serine peptidase, producing the protein MANMSRRTFMVAGTALAGVVSATGITRQAVAANKNGFMAASTNTTSKDDGAGKGPGLQRIFALCEVTGGGEKVYGIAAEYDTDIDPTSLSLSTFKAGVVPAAEGFFAGMPNEPDKNATQAAPVPRAIKTIYTNAEPALLAGQSSVTGRYVIAEFAHDPDLSLPTQDSDIVSLTQVNSVKTLAGQIYAAHPTPWSNTGSHGNNVVIRGVDDWEQNHWWWDDTRSAWLEYSIYLPKSFLKPGGEKQSYPLVLAITHSGTSYDGTCAQTLTEQCIASIWSMPEEQDLHECVVVTPRYERTTMNDYWEHTSDVENTWRLVQSLLSNTWDYGNPNLEDRADKVLKIDASRVYCTGWSMGAMTSLWLMAKHPETFAAGLIIAGQQRPKDVATLAQQKLLIITGSDDNKATPWNEKCLPVWEQGGGKVTRPSELLDPTLIFPINNQQKLTEQVNHYLDEGGNITFLTFKGVDHMASARKFFYINAARAWLFKQQKS; encoded by the coding sequence ATGGCAAATATGTCACGAAGAACCTTTATGGTAGCCGGGACGGCCCTTGCGGGGGTCGTCTCCGCAACCGGGATTACTCGTCAGGCGGTTGCCGCGAATAAAAATGGATTTATGGCGGCATCGACCAATACGACCAGCAAGGATGATGGCGCGGGTAAAGGGCCGGGTTTACAACGTATTTTTGCACTGTGCGAAGTCACGGGCGGTGGGGAAAAGGTTTACGGTATTGCCGCTGAATATGATACGGATATCGATCCGACCAGTCTGTCGCTTTCAACCTTTAAAGCCGGAGTGGTACCGGCCGCAGAGGGTTTTTTTGCCGGTATGCCCAATGAACCCGACAAAAATGCCACTCAGGCTGCGCCAGTACCCCGTGCGATCAAAACGATTTACACCAATGCTGAGCCAGCGCTACTGGCGGGGCAATCCAGCGTAACCGGACGCTATGTGATTGCTGAATTTGCACATGACCCGGATCTTAGCCTACCAACACAGGACAGCGACATCGTCTCGCTGACACAGGTTAACAGCGTCAAAACGCTCGCCGGTCAGATCTATGCCGCCCACCCTACACCGTGGAGTAACACCGGTTCACATGGCAACAATGTTGTTATTCGCGGTGTTGATGACTGGGAGCAAAATCACTGGTGGTGGGACGACACCCGCTCAGCGTGGCTTGAATACAGCATCTATCTACCGAAGTCGTTCCTCAAACCCGGAGGAGAGAAGCAGTCCTATCCGCTGGTGTTGGCCATCACCCACTCCGGCACCAGTTATGACGGCACCTGTGCCCAGACGCTGACTGAACAATGCATTGCGTCGATCTGGAGCATGCCGGAAGAGCAGGATCTGCATGAATGTGTGGTGGTTACACCGCGTTACGAGCGTACCACCATGAACGATTACTGGGAGCACACCAGTGATGTCGAGAATACCTGGCGACTGGTGCAATCTTTGCTCAGTAACACCTGGGACTACGGTAACCCCAATCTTGAGGATCGCGCAGACAAGGTCCTGAAAATTGATGCCTCACGGGTTTACTGCACCGGATGGTCAATGGGAGCGATGACATCTTTGTGGCTGATGGCAAAACACCCGGAAACCTTCGCTGCCGGCCTGATTATTGCCGGGCAACAGCGTCCTAAAGATGTCGCGACCCTGGCGCAGCAGAAATTGCTGATCATCACCGGATCTGATGACAACAAAGCGACGCCGTGGAATGAAAAATGCTTACCGGTGTGGGAGCAGGGCGGCGGTAAGGTGACGCGGCCGAGCGAATTGCTGGACCCGACCCTGATCTTCCCGATTAACAATCAGCAGAAGCTGACCGAGCAGGTAAACCATTACCTTGATGAAGGCGGGAACATCACGTTTTTGACCTTTAAGGGCGTTGACCATATGGCGTCTGCTCGTAAGTTTTTCTATATCAATGCGGCGCGGGCATGGTTGTTTAAACAACAAAAGTCGTGA
- a CDS encoding O-methyltransferase: protein MKSESFTQSSSAIRDPLILDVLNQMNARRKRPDAAAFAGPGAPDPEMFADYGFSIHPEQGDLIYLLCRAMKATRVVDFATSVGMSALYFAAAMRDNGGGEVIGAELVAAKAATAQRNLAAAGLDSYVDIRIGDARETLKDTGGPVDFVLIDGWPLAEGPTLARQVIEIMAPQLRVGGYVLNDNAEPDFLEYIRNPANGFISVTLPIKRGTELAVKVA, encoded by the coding sequence ATGAAATCGGAATCGTTTACTCAATCCTCCTCAGCCATCCGTGATCCGCTGATTTTAGATGTGCTCAACCAGATGAACGCTCGAAGGAAACGCCCGGATGCAGCCGCGTTTGCCGGACCGGGCGCGCCGGACCCGGAGATGTTTGCTGATTATGGCTTTTCGATTCATCCCGAACAGGGCGACCTTATCTATCTGTTATGTCGTGCGATGAAAGCGACAAGGGTAGTGGACTTTGCCACCTCCGTTGGCATGTCTGCCCTCTATTTCGCTGCTGCCATGCGCGACAATGGTGGCGGTGAGGTCATTGGGGCCGAACTGGTGGCTGCGAAAGCCGCCACCGCACAGCGCAATCTGGCGGCCGCCGGGTTGGATAGTTACGTAGATATCCGCATTGGTGATGCACGCGAGACGCTTAAAGATACCGGTGGGCCAGTCGATTTTGTGTTGATCGATGGCTGGCCGTTGGCTGAAGGCCCGACCCTGGCGAGACAGGTGATTGAGATCATGGCACCGCAGTTACGTGTGGGGGGTTACGTCCTGAATGACAACGCGGAACCTGATTTCCTCGAGTATATCCGTAACCCGGCCAATGGTTTCATCTCGGTCACACTGCCCATCAAGCGTGGGACAGAACTGGCCGTGAAGGTCGCATAA
- a CDS encoding TetR/AcrR family transcriptional regulator codes for MTSSDSLPTRGRPRTQDAASRRQSIIESAYRAFVELGFASTSTAEVARRAKVSKRTLYEVFSDKQALFAAVISEHRHLLLDLPRPKDEVCALDECLFRIFRLDISEEESQEREAILRLMTRESILFPELSDYLYETRAVSSRELLMDWLVSTASTKNLPLDDVEICAGMLMDVVFGALLPHRRVEDSKQKKAITAHIKRRIQITLCGMAWLPT; via the coding sequence ATGACAAGTAGTGACTCATTACCCACACGCGGTCGCCCCAGAACCCAGGATGCCGCCAGCCGACGTCAGAGCATCATCGAAAGTGCTTACCGCGCCTTCGTGGAACTGGGTTTTGCCAGCACCAGTACAGCGGAAGTTGCCCGGCGAGCAAAAGTCTCGAAGCGAACGCTGTATGAGGTCTTCAGCGATAAACAGGCACTGTTTGCTGCGGTGATCAGCGAACATCGCCATCTTTTGCTTGATTTGCCCAGACCCAAGGATGAAGTGTGTGCATTGGACGAATGTCTGTTTCGAATTTTTCGCCTCGACATCAGCGAAGAAGAATCTCAGGAGCGGGAAGCGATTCTACGATTGATGACGCGTGAATCCATTCTCTTTCCTGAACTGTCTGATTATCTCTATGAAACCAGAGCGGTGAGTTCGCGGGAATTGCTTATGGACTGGTTAGTAAGTACCGCCAGCACGAAAAATTTGCCCCTCGACGATGTGGAAATCTGTGCCGGAATGCTGATGGATGTGGTTTTTGGCGCACTTTTGCCTCACCGACGAGTAGAAGACAGCAAACAAAAAAAGGCGATCACAGCACATATAAAAAGACGCATCCAGATCACGCTGTGTGGTATGGCGTGGTTACCTACGTGA
- a CDS encoding RepB family plasmid replication initiator protein, with translation MPKKEQENKLIAEAFSETDKRTGEVVHLTPNSNNTVQPVALMRLGLFVPTLKSTANGRKNQLSTMDVTDELKQLTIVKAEGYENIKITGARLDMDNDFKAWVGIIHAFAKYKVLGDSVTLPFVDFAKLCGIPSLRSSAKLRTRLEASLTRIATNTIHFTNKEGEYYVTHLVQSAKYSVKNDTVTLQADPKIFELYQFDRKVLLQLRAINELARKESAQALYTFIESLPPDPAPVSMQRLQARLNLTSRPNTQYATVRKAMEQLKEIGYLDYTEFKRASTVYFSIHYRQPKLRPANIPLSLPELGEDDLDGEIDIVPIKQKVRAKPAARAKKTKEEPAGKMVMLSDEELAILETIRKTKKS, from the coding sequence ATGCCGAAAAAAGAACAAGAAAACAAACTGATAGCTGAGGCCTTCAGTGAAACGGATAAACGAACCGGCGAGGTTGTGCACCTCACGCCGAACAGTAATAACACTGTTCAACCGGTGGCGTTAATGAGGCTGGGGCTCTTCGTTCCAACCCTCAAATCCACTGCGAATGGCAGAAAAAATCAGTTATCCACCATGGATGTCACTGATGAGCTGAAGCAGCTGACGATCGTTAAAGCTGAAGGGTACGAAAATATCAAGATCACCGGCGCGCGTCTTGATATGGACAACGACTTCAAAGCATGGGTGGGGATCATTCATGCGTTTGCCAAGTACAAGGTGCTGGGAGACAGCGTAACGCTGCCTTTCGTTGATTTTGCCAAACTCTGTGGCATTCCCTCACTTCGCTCCTCCGCAAAGCTTAGAACACGTCTGGAAGCCTCTCTGACGCGTATTGCGACGAATACCATCCACTTTACCAATAAAGAGGGAGAGTATTACGTTACGCATCTGGTGCAGTCTGCAAAATACAGTGTGAAAAATGACACTGTCACGTTGCAGGCGGATCCCAAGATCTTCGAACTGTATCAGTTTGATCGTAAGGTATTGCTTCAGCTCCGTGCCATTAACGAATTGGCGCGTAAAGAGTCCGCGCAGGCCCTTTATACCTTTATTGAGAGTCTGCCCCCGGATCCTGCTCCTGTGTCCATGCAACGCTTACAGGCGCGGTTAAACCTGACTTCGCGTCCAAACACCCAGTATGCGACGGTCAGAAAGGCGATGGAGCAGCTCAAAGAGATTGGCTACCTCGATTACACCGAGTTTAAGCGCGCCAGTACCGTCTACTTCTCCATTCATTATCGACAGCCCAAACTCAGACCGGCAAACATCCCTTTGAGTCTCCCTGAACTTGGCGAGGACGATCTGGATGGTGAGATTGATATCGTTCCGATTAAGCAGAAGGTGAGGGCGAAGCCAGCGGCGAGAGCGAAGAAAACGAAAGAAGAACCAGCAGGCAAAATGGTTATGCTCTCCGATGAAGAACTTGCCATCCTGGAAACCATCAGGAAAACCAAAAAAAGCTGA
- a CDS encoding plasmid partition protein ParG yields the protein MALQKKHSSATMTFGEHRDISKIVSSPVLPGSDKQKRVNVNFDEAKHARFKAACAKRGTNITVVINDLVDQWLNDNE from the coding sequence ATGGCACTGCAAAAGAAGCATTCATCAGCAACGATGACTTTTGGTGAGCACAGAGATATCAGTAAGATTGTCTCTTCTCCGGTGTTGCCGGGTTCAGATAAGCAGAAACGAGTTAATGTAAACTTTGACGAAGCTAAGCATGCTCGCTTCAAAGCCGCTTGCGCCAAACGTGGAACCAACATTACAGTGGTTATTAATGACCTTGTAGATCAATGGCTTAACGATAATGAGTAA
- the parA gene encoding ParA family partition ATPase has protein sequence MKIISFLNPKGGSGKTTVTINVSSCLAASGKKVAVVDTDPQMSLTNWNRNEKARFDVYTASSEKDVYQVRKELSEYDYVIIDGAGSLSVITSAAVMVSDLIIIPVTPSPLDFSASGSVVTVLEAQAYNRPVEARFLITRKIEQAKMLSVLKDSIAQTGIKALKTAINQRQSYVKSVLDGDSVFETSDGAAKGEIQILTREIESFFE, from the coding sequence ATGAAAATTATTTCCTTCCTGAACCCTAAAGGCGGTTCTGGAAAAACTACCGTCACCATTAATGTCAGCAGCTGCCTTGCAGCCAGTGGTAAAAAAGTTGCGGTAGTCGACACCGACCCGCAGATGAGTCTGACAAACTGGAACCGGAACGAAAAAGCGCGCTTTGATGTCTATACCGCCTCTTCAGAAAAAGATGTCTACCAGGTGCGTAAAGAACTTAGTGAGTATGACTACGTCATTATTGATGGTGCGGGTTCTCTTTCCGTCATTACTTCTGCGGCAGTGATGGTCAGTGATCTCATCATTATCCCTGTAACACCAAGCCCGTTGGATTTCTCGGCCTCTGGTTCCGTCGTCACAGTACTTGAAGCGCAGGCATATAATCGCCCGGTTGAAGCCCGTTTCCTGATTACGCGTAAGATTGAGCAAGCGAAAATGCTCAGTGTCCTCAAGGACAGCATTGCCCAGACCGGCATTAAGGCGCTGAAAACGGCGATTAATCAACGCCAGAGTTACGTTAAATCTGTCCTCGATGGTGATAGCGTGTTTGAGACGTCAGATGGTGCAGCAAAAGGCGAAATCCAAATCCTGACAAGAGAGATTGAGTCGTTTTTCGAGTAA